In one Drosophila pseudoobscura strain MV-25-SWS-2005 chromosome X, UCI_Dpse_MV25, whole genome shotgun sequence genomic region, the following are encoded:
- the LOC4811854 gene encoding corepressor interacting with RBPJ 1, with protein MGKGFNNYMCKKFFHPASRDNLKRVWMAEQQADAYKKKQEELRNQYEKEQNLHENKAMLSKDSKDKLSVNFMYEPPPGVRKEREKDDDEPEYKFEWQRKYNAPRESYCKGDTEIRDQPFGIQVRNVRCLKCHKWGHINTDKECSMYSISMSEARKLHAESEATDIMSKNVLEEQMKEDGLMMKRSALELQSIKTIQKQHQLVPSDEEDEANANKQNPELMFLKSLTKKQKLKLLKKLEKIDRMKRKGESIKKPSKKKSKKPNEDRDTKKKKSKSSQKERSARKERKSVDSDGSSSSSDGDSEDNHRSHHKDQQPREPQRKNGTHRSRESEDGLQRRRNDRSQRRERSRDRSRSASGERRRERDRRDYSRR; from the exons ATGGGAAAGGGTTTCAACAATTATATGTGCAAGAAATTCTTCCATCCCGCTTCCAGGGATAATCTGAAGAGG GTGTGGATGGCGGAACAACAAGCCGACGCATACAAAAAGAAACAGGAGGAGCTGCGTAACCAGTATGAGAAGGAACAAAACCTACACGAGAACAAGGCCATGCTCAGCAAGGACAGCAAGGACAAGCTGAGCGTCAATTTCATGTACGAGCCGCCGCCAGGAGTACGGAAGGAGCGCGAAAAGGACGATGACGAGCCGGAGTACAAGTTCGAATGGCAGCGCAAATACAATGCTCCCCGAGAGTCCTACTGCAAGGGCGACACCGAGATCCGGGATCAGCCCTTTGGCATCCAGGTGCGCAACGTGCGCTGTCTCAAGTGCCACAAATGGGGGCACATCAACACGGACAAGGAGTGCAGCATGTACAGCATATCCATGAGCGAGGCACGCAAGCTGCATGCCGAATCGGAGGCCACTGACATCATGTCCAAGAACGTGCTCGAGGAACAGATGAAGGAAGATGGTCTGATGATGAAGCGCTCGGCATTGGAGCTACAGAGCATTAAGACCATCCAGAAACAGCACCAGTTGGTGCCcagcgacgaggaggatgaggcCAATGCCAATAAACAGAATCCCGAGCTCATGTTCCTAAAGTCGCTGACCAAAAAGCAGAAGCTAAAGTTGCTCAAAAAGCTAGAAAAGATCGACCGGATGAAGCGCAAGGGCGAGAGCATCAAGAAGCCATCCAAGAAAAAGtcaaaaaaaccaaacgaagACAGAGACACCAAGAAGAAAAAGTCCAAGAGCAGCCAAAAGGAGCGATCGGccagaaaagaaaggaaatctGTAGACAGCGATGGCTCATCATCCTCCTCCGATGGCGATTCGGAAGACAACCATAGGAGCCATCACAAAGATCAACAACCTAGGGAGCCGCAAAGAAAAAATGGTACCCATCGTTCGAGGGAGTCTGAAGATGGCCTCCAACGCCGACGGAATGACAGGAGTCAGCGCAGAGAACGGTCTAGAGATCGCTCCcgctccgccagcggagagagacGTCGGGAGAGGGATCGCAGGGATTACTCCAGACGATAG
- the CSN1b gene encoding COP9 signalosome complex subunit 1b, which yields MPVLPMPPLMQNAIEPMQVDAPPNEDNENNEEQQIVVENPSIDLEVYANQYNGIVRLHRLMYVADVCPVLAVEALKMAITYVQTTYNVNLYQLLHKRLSDLNASNAPAPPAPAADLAPVPAAALPDIAAVPAAIALPPLAQGQAAGEKDSFAYDAVWVDTKMKKAALKLEKLDSDLKNYKSNSIKESIRRGHDDLADHYLSCGDLTNALKCYSRARDYCTSGKHVVNMCLNVIKVSIYLQNWVHVMSYISKAESTPDFAEGSKEANAQVHTRLECAAGLAELQQKKYKVAAKHFLNANFDHCEFPEMISTNNVAVYGGLCALATFDRPELKRLVIASTSFKLFLELEPQLRDIIFKFYESKYASCLTLLDEIRDNLLVDMYIAPHVSTLYTKIRNRALIQYFSPYMSADMHKMAMAFNSSVGDLENEVMQLILDGQIQARIDSHNKILYAKEADQRNSTFERALVLGKKYQRHTRMLVLRAAMLKSHIHVKSVTREGSSNHGAELCVSAGSTTTAQLARM from the coding sequence aacgcCATTGAGCCAATGCAAGTGGATGCCCCACCGAACGAGGACAATGAGAACAACGAAGAGCAACAGATTGTGGTGGAGAACCCCAGCATCGACCTGGAGGTGTATGCCAATCAATACAATGGCATAGTACGTCTCCACCGTCTGATGTATGTGGCCGACGTTTGCCCCGTCCTAGCCGTGGAGGCTCTGAAAATGGCCATCACGTATGTACAGACTACGTACAACGTTAATCTCTACCAGTTGCTGCACAAACGTTTGAGCGACCTGAACGCTAGCAATGCCCCGGCACCGCCAGCTCCGGCTGCAGATCTGGCTCCTGTGCCAGCCGCTGCTCTGCCGGACATTGCCGCCGTGCCGGCTGCAATCGCTTTGCCACCCTTGGCCCAAGGCCAGGCCGCTGGCGAGAAGGATTCGTTTGCCTATGACGCTGTGTGGGTGGACACCAAGATGAAGAAGGCTGCCCTCAAGCTGGAGAAGCTTGATTCGGACCTGAAGAACTACAAGTCGAACTCGATCAAGGAGAGTATTCGGCGCGGCCACGACGACTTGGCCGATCATTATCTGAGCTGCGGCGATCTGACCAATGCCCTCAAGTGCTACTCCCGGGCCCGGGACTACTGCACCAGCGGCAAGCATGTGGTGAACATGTGTCTGAATGTGATCAAGGTCTCCATTTATCTGCAGAACTGGGTCCATGTCATGAGCTACATATCGAAGGCGGAGAGCACTCCGGACTTTGCCGAGGGATCCAAGGAGGCCAACGCCCAGGTCCACACACGCCTCGAGTGCGCCGCCGGCCTGGCCGAACTACAGCAGAAGAAATACAAGGTGGCTGCCAAGCACTTCCTGAACGCCAACTTCGACCATTGCGAGTTCCCCGAAATGATCTCCACCAACAATGTGGCTGTCTATGGTGGGCTCTGCGCTCTGGCCACCTTCGACAGACCGGAGCTGAAGCGCCTGGTGATTGCCTCCACATCGTTCAAGCTGTTCCTCGAGCTGGAGCCGCAGTTGCGCGACATTATTTTCAAGTTCTACGAGAGCAAATACGCCTCGTGCCTTACGCTGCTCGATGAGATTCGCGACAATCTTCTCGTGGACATGTACATAGCACCGCATGTGAGCACGCTCTACACCAAAATTCGCAATCGCGCCTTGATCCAGTACTTCAGTCCCTATATGTCGGCCGACATGCACAAAATGGCAATGGCCTTCAACTCATCGGTCGGTGATCTGGAGAACGAGGTGATGCAGCTGATTCTAGATGGCCAGATTCAGGCCCGCATCGACTCGCACAACAAGATCCTCTACGCCAAGGAGGCCGATCAGCGCAATAGTACCTTCGAGCGCGCCCTGGTCTTGGGCAAGAAGTATCAGCGCCACACCCGCATGCTCGTCCTGCGCGCTGCTATGCTCAAAAGCCACATCCACGTGAAGAGCGTTACCCGCgagggcagcagcaaccacgGCGCCGAACTATGCGTCTCGGCCGGCTCCACCACCACGGCTCAGTTGGCTCGCATGTAG